Proteins from one Candidatus Nomurabacteria bacterium genomic window:
- a CDS encoding type II secretion system F family protein produces the protein MLFNYKAIDSSNIQREGTVEAPTVDAAISAVQKRGYTLVSIDETNKSEGLAGLMNIEFSFFQSVSNKEIVILSRQISTLFQAQVSPLRIFRLLSAEVENPQLQQIMNQIVEDLQAGSSISRALSSHPEVFSSFYVNLVRSGEESGSLEKAFDYLADYLDRQYEVISKARNALIYPAFVVGIFILVMGLMLTLVIPNIAKILTDSGQELPIYTKIVIGISDFMVNYIGFILIAIAGIGVGIWKFRQTDVGKRTFDEFFISVPYLGDLQRKLLLTRICDNMATMLGSGISIVQALEVTADVVDNMVYKEIIQSALVEVKGGRSFADSIAEYPEIPGVLAQMAKVGEETGSLGTILTTLSNFYRREVNNAVDTLIGLIEPAMIVMLGIGVGVLLASVLMPIYNLTSAF, from the coding sequence ATGCTCTTTAATTACAAAGCGATCGACAGCTCAAACATCCAACGTGAAGGTACTGTGGAAGCACCAACGGTTGATGCTGCAATCTCGGCGGTGCAGAAGCGTGGATATACGCTTGTTTCGATCGATGAGACCAACAAATCTGAAGGGTTGGCTGGGCTAATGAACATTGAGTTCTCGTTTTTCCAGTCAGTCTCAAACAAAGAGATCGTGATCCTCTCTCGTCAGATCTCGACACTTTTCCAGGCGCAAGTGTCGCCACTTCGTATCTTCCGTTTGTTGTCTGCTGAAGTAGAGAATCCGCAGCTACAGCAGATCATGAATCAGATCGTTGAGGATCTTCAGGCTGGTAGTTCGATCTCGCGTGCACTATCTTCGCATCCTGAGGTGTTCTCTTCTTTCTATGTAAACCTAGTGCGTTCAGGTGAAGAGTCTGGTTCTCTTGAGAAGGCGTTTGATTATTTGGCTGATTATCTCGATCGACAATATGAAGTGATCAGCAAAGCGCGTAACGCACTTATTTATCCGGCGTTTGTGGTGGGTATCTTTATTTTGGTGATGGGGCTGATGCTCACCTTGGTGATCCCAAATATCGCTAAGATCCTTACTGATTCAGGACAAGAATTACCGATCTACACTAAGATCGTGATCGGTATCTCTGATTTTATGGTCAACTACATCGGATTTATTTTGATCGCTATTGCTGGTATTGGTGTTGGTATCTGGAAATTTCGTCAAACTGATGTCGGTAAACGAACCTTCGATGAGTTCTTCATTTCTGTGCCGTATTTAGGTGACCTGCAACGCAAACTTTTGCTCACCCGTATTTGTGACAACATGGCAACTATGCTTGGTAGCGGTATCTCGATCGTACAGGCGCTCGAAGTGACTGCTGACGTGGTGGACAACATGGTCTACAAAGAGATCATTCAGTCAGCGTTGGTCGAGGTGAAGGGAGGTCGTTCGTTTGCGGACTCGATCGCTGAGTACCCGGAGATCCCAGGTGTGCTCGCGCAGATGGCTAAGGTGGGTGAGGAGACTGGTAGTCTCGGTACGATCCTTACGACGTTGTCTAATTTCTATCGTCGAGAAGTGAACAACGCAGTCGATACTCTCATCGGACTGATCGAACCAGCGATGATCGTGATGCTTGGTATTGGTGTTGGTGTATTGCTCGCATCTGTCTTGATGCCGATCTACAACCTGACAAGTGCGTTTTGA
- a CDS encoding type IV pilus twitching motility protein PilT, which yields MAVDYKRELNVLIELILQEQASDLHFSVGAHPLIRVSGTLIPLLKKPILTDADVNGFAKVLMREDQYKRYAEYSEIDFSYENSEGVRFRGNAFHQRGRMAIALRLIPNVIRTFEELNLPPILESFTQRSQGFFLCVGPVGQGKSTTLASMVNLINKGRAEHIVTIEDPIEYVYTEEKALIDQREIGIDTVNFEKALSAALRQDVDVILVGEMRNTETIAAAVTAAETGHLVYSTLHTNDAAQTINRIVDSFPGAQQDQIRVQLASSLIAIFSQRLIPHIAGGLVPAYELLINNTAVSNLIRENRIHEIPSVIETGLEQGMIDMNRSLARLVQNGDITVENAFTYSVNPKGLERLI from the coding sequence CATCCGCTTATTCGAGTGTCGGGTACACTGATCCCTCTTCTAAAAAAGCCGATCCTGACCGATGCAGATGTGAACGGATTCGCAAAGGTACTGATGCGTGAAGATCAATACAAACGCTATGCGGAGTATAGTGAGATAGACTTTTCATATGAAAACTCTGAGGGTGTTCGTTTTCGAGGAAACGCATTTCATCAGCGGGGTCGTATGGCCATTGCACTTCGTCTCATTCCTAATGTGATCCGTACGTTTGAAGAGCTTAATTTGCCACCAATTCTTGAGAGTTTCACGCAGCGTTCACAAGGTTTCTTTCTTTGTGTAGGCCCAGTAGGACAGGGTAAGTCAACCACGCTTGCCTCGATGGTGAACTTGATCAATAAAGGGCGGGCTGAGCACATCGTGACGATCGAGGATCCGATCGAGTACGTATACACTGAAGAAAAGGCGCTGATCGATCAGAGAGAGATCGGAATTGATACAGTGAATTTTGAAAAAGCGCTTAGCGCAGCGCTACGCCAAGACGTAGACGTTATTCTGGTGGGTGAGATGCGTAACACGGAGACCATTGCTGCAGCAGTAACAGCAGCAGAAACTGGTCACTTGGTGTATTCAACACTTCACACCAACGACGCGGCTCAGACTATCAACCGTATTGTTGACTCGTTTCCGGGTGCGCAGCAAGATCAGATCCGAGTGCAGCTCGCTTCATCTTTGATCGCGATCTTTTCACAGCGACTTATTCCACACATTGCGGGTGGATTGGTGCCAGCCTATGAGCTGCTCATCAACAACACTGCGGTCAGTAACCTGATCCGTGAGAATCGCATTCATGAGATTCCATCAGTGATCGAGACTGGTCTCGAGCAAGGTATGATCGACATGAACCGATCGCTGGCTCGCTTGGTACAAAATGGAGACATTACAGTTGAGAATGCCTTCACGTACTCGGTGAATCCGAAGGGTCTCGAACGACTCATCTAA